The genomic DNA CCTGATTCGGGGAAAGGGGGCGGGGGATTCGTTTTACTGATTGTTCTTTGCTGACTGCTGGCCGGTGACCGCTGTCCGCTGATTTCATTCCTCTATCCTGACTGAAACCGTTGCCTCACTGTTTAGACCATGTAAAGGACACATTCCTGCATCCTCTTTAATTATTTTTATCCTATCATCTATGGATTCCAAATCCATAAAAAATCTTCTCTTCCTGTTAAGCATATCAACCGGCGTAGTCTTGATTTTTTCCTCCTGCGCCGCTTCCTACCGCGCCGTCACCGACTCCTCGGGAAAAATCCATTACTACGTTCCCGCGAACTACGATTACCGCAAGGATTACAAAGTGCCTGAAGATAAATTGAAAAAAATCACCGACTCCTATCTCGGCGTGCGGTACAAAAACGGCGGCATGGACCGCTGCGGGTTCGATTGCTCGGGCTTCGTGTGCGTGGTGTTCAGGGAGCTCAACCATGCAAGGCTCCCCCGCTCCACCCGGCAGCTCAAATGGCTCGGCCGCGGTATTGCGGTGCGCGACGCGAGGCCCGGCGACCTGATGTTTTTCAAGGGCGGCGTGTTCAACGCGGTCAACCACGTGGGCATTTACATGGGCGGCAATTCCTTCGTCCATGCGAGCACATCAAGCGGCGTGCGGTACGACAGGCTTGACGACGAGTATTACACAAAGCATTTTGCAATGGTAAGGAGGATTTTCTGATGAAGATCGCGTTTGCAGGGGAAAGGGGAGCGTTTGCGGAGCTTGCCGCGGCCCAGTATTTCGGGCCGGCCCACTCGCTGGCACCGGTGCCCGAGTTCGAGGACGTGTTTGTGGCGGTGGAGCGCGGCAGGGCCGCTCAGGGCATCATTCCCATAGAGAACTCGCTCACCGGCAGCATCCACCAGAACTACGACCTGCTTCTGGAAGGCGATCTCTCCATCACCGGCGAGATATTTTTACGGGTCTCCCATTATCTCATCGCAAACCACGGGGTGAAGCCGCACAACGTGATGCGCGTGTATTCACACCCGCAGGGGCTTGCGCAATGCAAAAAGTTCCTCAGGAAAATGCCCCAGGCCGAGCGCGTTCCCGTGTCCAACACCGCGGCGGCGGTGCGCAAGATAAAGGACTGCCGGCTCCTTGACGCAGCGGCAATCGCCTCGCTCCAGGCCGCGATCGATTACGACATGAACGTTCTTGCCAAGAACATCGAGGACAACAAGGCCAACATCACCCGGTTCCTCATCCTGTCCAAAAAAGCCGCGCCATTGCCGCGGCGCAGCGCCGGCCTCAAGACCTCGGTGGTGTTCTCGCTCAAGAACATGCCCGGCGCGCTGTTCAAGGGCCTGAGCGTGTTCGCGCTGCGCGACGTCGATCTGCTCAAGATCGAATCGCGGCCGGTGCACGGCAAACCCTTCGAATACCTGTTTTACCTCGACTTTGCAGGCGGGAGCGGCGAGGAGCGCCAGGCAAACGCGCTCAACCACCTGCGGGAGATCACGGTGTTCTGCCGGGTGCTCGGCTCGTACGAGCGGGGAAAGCTGGTGCACCCGGAGTATAAAAAAAGGTAGGCCGGTTGATGCGTTGACGGAGAGCAATCACGGCGAGAGGAGCGGCAAAGTTGACAAAGGCGACTGAAAGGCTTCCTACCTTTTACCATATCCGGGGCAGTCCTGCGGAAGCGGCCGGTCCTTCTTGCGCTGGAAAAGGTAGATAAAACCGGTATTTTTCTTGGTTTTATAAAAGGAGGCAAATTCATAGGGGCCCGTTCGCTGGGATTGCGCCCCCATCAGCTGTTCGAACTGCACCAGGTCACTGCTGCCCAAGTCGTTGATGATAAACACCACGATTCCCTTTGAGACACATCGCAGCGGGCTGTTGTTCGCCCCCACTTCGCGAAATAATACTATCTTCCCCGACGCCTCTTCGCCCAATTGGTAGGAAAAATATGCCAGCGAACGGCCGCAGATAATCACGTCGGCCGGCTTTTCCATCTTGCGCAGCGCGCCGAGAACCTGCTTCCTCGCTTCCTGAATTATCGTGTCGGCCATGACGTTCAACACCGTTGTTTTTATGACGTCGTGCCTGAATCCGAAGTTCAGCAGGGCGATGAATGTCGCGGTGTAAATCAGCCTGTTTTTGATCCATTCGGCCATGGCGACCGTCAGGTACAGGCAGCACAGGAGCATGGGAAACGAAAGAAACCGCACGTGGACGATGACGGGCTTGACAAAAGACATGAGCCAGAAGGCAAGAAACGGCAGCAGGAAGAGCGCGGCCAAGAGCAGGTGATCGTCGGTACGCTTCCGGACCACAAAGTAGCACAGCCCCGCCAGGCCCGCCAGGTGCACGGGCCAGAAGAAGCTGCTTATCACATTGTCAAGCGTGGCGGGCCAGTATCCCGCAAAGGTCACCGGCGCAAGCATGAGCGACGCCATATAATCCTGCGTCACGTCGCCGGAGTAGGTGGCGGACCCCGCAATGCGCAGGTCGACCAGGGCCCACACCAGCGGCGCCGCGAACGCGAGCGCGTACCACCAGGAGAATCCCCGCTCCCGCCTGAACCGCGAAACCAGCATGACGAGGGCGGGGACCGCCCACGCCTCGGGGCGCACCAGTCCTGCGCCGAGAAAGAAGAGAGAGGCCTGCAGCGGCCGTTTTTTTATGAATGCGTAGGCACCGCCGAGCAGGAGAAAGAAGTACAGCATGGGGTAATATGCCGACAGGATGAACTCGGGCAGCACCGTGGTGTTGCAGGCGATAAACAGGACGAACGCGGCCAGCCCGGTCCAACACGACGCGCCGAAATGCACGGCGAGTTTCATGAGCAGCCAGAGCACCCCGGCCCCAAACGCGCACATCACGGAATACAGCGCGCCGTGCCATAAAAGACCGCACAGCACAATAAACAGCGGTTTAGGCGTTTCGGGCGGAAGTCCGTAGTGATGGCCGAGGATGTTGAGCCACATTATTTTGTAGCTGAAAAAGGGATCCTCGCGCTTGCCGCCGAACACGAGCGGCAGAAGAAGAAGCACAATATAGGCCGCCATGAAGATGATAATAAGTTTGAAATCGTACGGCCGTGAAGCGTTCCTCTGTTTCTTCATGTCAACGTTTACGGCGGCTGTGTCGTTGCGTTTTTTCACCCTGCGGCCTCCAATGAAACTATATGGTCTTGCGAGGTATTTGTCAACGTTATGGTTCAGGAGAAAATGCCGTCGGCCTTCACCGCGCTGAACATTGTCAAGAAAGGTTTGCCTCGGCAGAAGAGTTTCCGCTCAACATTCCGCCGGCACGAGGACGCCAGGATTTACGCCGTCCGATTGAATGAGCGGGCCGCTAATGAACCGTCTCCACGTCCAGCACCACGAACGTACCCGGCAGTATGGCCGGACGCGGTTTCGGGTTTTCGGGCGTCGGCGCCGGCGCAAGACCGAAATCGGCGGTCGGCAGATACAGGTGATGTGTCTTTTCATTAATCGTAACGGTGCGCGCGCCCTTCTGCGTGGCCACGGTCTCCAGCACCGTGCAGGCGCCGTCCTTCTCTTCCTGCACCACCGTGAGGGTACCGTCGCCGCACGATGCGTAGGCGCGTTTGTAAACAGGATCGAACGCCGCGCCGTCGCAGTGGTCTCCGATGGGAAGCGAGGCAATCACCTTCCCGCTCTTCACGTCGGCAACAACCATGCGCTTGTTCCCGCAGCCGATAAACAGAAGACTCTTTGCATTGTCGAGCGCTATTCCGGTGGGGCTCTCGCCGGGCGCGATGGAAAAGCTCCTCACCGTTTTCATCGCCTTGGTGTCGATCACCTCCACCAGGCTCTTGTCCTCAAGATTGACGTAGAGCAGCCCCTTCCCGTCGCTTGCCGGGAACTCGGGCTTGCCGTCGAGCGCGACGGTCGCCGCCACGTTGCACGTTTTCGCGTCGATCACCGTGGCGTTGGCGCTCCTGCCGTTGAAACAGAACACCGCATGGGAAAACGCGTCGTATATCATTGCATCCGGTCCCGCGCCCGTCGCCGCGATTTTCCGCAGTACCTTGAGGGTTGACAAATCAAAGACGGTAATCGATGTGTCCTTACCGTTGCTGGTGAACCCTTTTCCCGCGTCGGCCGCGATGACCGCGGCGTGCACACCTTTGGTGTCGGGGATCACACCGAGAAGTTTTCCGGTTTTGCCATCCATCACCTGGACCATGGTCGCATGGGAAACAAACACGCGCCCGGTGGCGCTGTCGGCGGTGATGATGTCCCACCCGCCGTCGCCGTCGAGGTGGAATTTGTTGGCGATCCGGTAATGAGAACCGGCCGTTTGCGCCGACACCTGGACATAATAGGAAAATATCGTGGCGGCAATTACGAAAATAACCGTCATTTTTTTCATGGGTTCCTCCCTGTGTTACCGATAATCCTGCAGACGCAAAAACTTTCGGACATGTCTTTTACGAGGCTACGCCCCTGCCGCAAACTCCCGCAGCCGCCTTCCCGACTTCATATGCTCTGCCAGTCGCATCAGTTCCGGTTTTGCATGGAAAAAAAGCGCCTTGAAGGCCGGACAGAGGACATTGAGTCCCGGCTCGCCGTCCGCGGTGAAGGCCGTCCGGTCCTTGGGGCACCCGCCGTTGCAGAACGCAAGCGCGCCGCACTGCCGGCATTGCCGGGGAAGCGAGTCACGCTTGGCCGCCCCGAACCGCTTCATTGCCGGGTCGGACGCCAGGTCGCGCAGCGATTTGTCTCTGATATTCCCGATCAGGTGCTGCGGATCCGCGAAATGGTCGCATGCGTAAAAGCTCCCGTCGTGCTCCAGCACGGCGGCCTCGCCGCACGCCGGACGGAACAGGCACAAGGCGTGCGGCATGCCGTACAGCGGCCGCAGGGCCTCGTCGAATATCTGGACCACGATGCGCCCCACGTCCTCGCGTATCCAGCGGTCGAAGACGCGGCACAGGAACGCCCCGATATCCTGGGGTCCGGCGCAGAGCCTGCCCGCCCCGGTGAGCGGCAGGAACTGGAGGTAGGCGGCACCGATGCTCCGGAAGAAATCGTAGGTTTTGTCGGGCTCGGCCGTGTTGACGGAATGGAGAACGCACAGCACGTTGCAGAAAACGCCTCGCTCCCTGAGCAGGCGGTATGCCGCCACGGCCCGCTCGTGCGTGGGGCGGCCGTCCGCCGCCCGTCTGAAACGATCGTGGAATTCCTGCGGCCCGTCGATGCTGAGGCCGACCGAAAATCCCTCTTTGGCAAGAAAATCCGCCCAAGCGGCGTCGAGGAGCAGGCCGTTGGTTTGCAGGCCGTTGGAAAAGGTCCGTCCGGCGGGCGCGTGCGCCCGCTGCAGGCGTATAATCGTGCGGAAATAGTCCAGCCCCACGAGCGTTGGCTCTCCGCCGTGCCATTCGAAGTGAGTGGCGGGGCCCGGCGACGCCTCGAAGCGCTGCCGGATGTACCGCGCGAGCAGCTCGCCGGACATGCGGCGCGGCCCGGCCGGGAACAATTTCTCTTTGTCAAGGTAATAGCAGTACGTGCAGCGCAGGTTGCAGGCGGGGCCGGCCGGCTTGGCCATCACCAGGCATTCGGGGGCATGTTCCAACGGCGGCCGCCTAGTCCGACAGGGTCTTTTGGAAAAACGCCAGAAGCCTCACGAACGCGTCTCGCACCGCCTTGACGTTATAAGAAGGCCCGTCGTCGTTGAAGAAGGAATGGTTCGCGCCGTCGTACACGAAACGCTCGTATTGTTTTCCCGCGGCGCGCATCGCCTTTTCAAACACGGGTATGCCGGGGTTGATGCGGGTATCGTTGCCGGCGTAGAAGCCGATCACGGGGCACCGTATGGAATGGATTTTATCGGCCGGCGGCGTGGCGCCGTAGAACACCGCGGCGCCGGAAATTTCGGGCTCCTCGCAGGCAAGAAGCGCCGACAGTCCGCCGCCCATGCAGAAGCCCACGCATGCCACTTTCTGGCCCTTGGTCTGGGGCTGCGCGCCCCTGAGGTGGCGGAAGGCCTCCCTGAGCCGGGCAACGTACGGGGGCAACCGTTCCGGCCCGCCGAAAATCTGACCGTAAGTCTCGCCGATCTGCTTTCGATCGGCGTCGGGCAGCTTTGCCATCTCGGCATCCCGAATTGCAGGATTGGCCATGGCGCCCGGCGGCAGCTGCCGCATGAACCTCACTGCCTTGCCGATGCGCTCGGGCGAGAGCGGTGCCGGCCTTTCGCCGTTCACCGTGAAAAGGTCGGGCGCCAGCGCCGCGTATCCCGCGGCCGCAAAGCGTTTCGTCACGTCCTCGATATGCTCGTTGACGCCGAACGCCTCCTGGATCACGATGATCCCGGGAAGCGGCGCCGCCGCCCTTTCCGGCGCGGCAAAATATCCTTTGCCGCCGCCGTACGTGATCCATTCCCCTTTGATCGCCATGAGTTCCCCTTGCCGGTTATTGAGGCGCCGCCAGCCGCGCGCCCATTGCAAAGGCCTTGCGGCAGTCTTCGGGAAAAACTTCCCTGCGCCGTGCGGCCTTTTCTTCCGCATTGAAGAGCGACGATTCGTATTTGGCATAATCGTCGAACTGACAGGTGTCGGTCACGAACAGCGATTCACACGCGCCGAAAACCCGTCCGAGCGACATTTCCATGCCCTTGAATTTCTCCTCATAGCCCATCTGCGCCACACGCTCCTGCGGCACGTTCATCGTGTAAATGAGGCCGGTGCGGATTTTCCTCTTAAACAGGTGCGAATGCTGCGCATCGTATACAATGTACTGGAAGACCAACCGCTCCAGGAAACACCGCATCATGCCGCTCACCATACCGAGATATACCGGCGATCCCAGCACAAGGCCGTCCGCCGATTCTATTTTATCAAGCACCGGCCTCAGGCCGTCGCTCACGGCGCACCTGCCATAGCTTTTGCCGCCCTTTAGCTTGCAGGCAAAACAGCTGATGCAGCCCTTGTAATCCAGGTCGTACAGGTGGACCATCTCGCCGGCCGCGCCCCGCGAGGAGGCGCCGTCGAGCGCGTGCCGCAGCAGGGTCGCGGTGTTCCAGGTCTTTCTCGGGCTTCCGTTGACGGCGATCACGTTCATGGTGCGCTCCCGGCCCGGCGCGTTCACAATGGGCTTGAGAAAAAAATACTATCGGCGGTGGTTGCGCGGGTATATCGTTGGCCGGCCGCAGGGCGAGGCCTGCCGTACTATCGTACCGTAAAGAGCATCGTATTATTGGACGCGGGGCCTTTCAACGCGCCTCCCGCCTGAACTTCTCCGCGCCGTGCCTGATGATCGACCCCTCGATCATGTAGATCACGTCCTCGGCGATGTTGGTGGCGTGGTCGGCGATGCGCTCGAGGTGGCGCGTGATGGAGAGCATCTGCAGGTAGTCGTCGACCTTGTCGGGCTCCTTGACGATGCCCGCCTTCACCTTGTCGAACATCTCGCGGTACAGCGCGTCAACCTCGTCGTCGGCGGCGCACACCGAGAGCGCGAGTTTCGCGTCGAGATTGACAAGCGAGTCGAGGACCTTCTTGAGCATGAGCCGCGCCTTCTCCATCATGGCGGGGAAGTTGGAGGTGAACGCGAACTCCGGACGCCGCGCGAGCTCTTGCGAGCGCTCGGCGATGTTCACCGTGAGGTCGCCGATGCGCTCGAGGTCGCTGTTGATCTTGAGTACCGCAACAATGAAGCGCAGGTCGGTGGCGACCGGCTGGTGGAGCGCCAGCACCTTGAGGCACTCCTCCTCCACCTCGATTTCCATGATGTCGACCGCCCGGTCCATGTCCACCACCTTCTCGGCGAGGTCCGCGTCGCGTTTCTCCACGGCGCGCACCGCGCGCTCCACGTTCTCCTCGACCATGGCCGAGAGGCGCAGGATTTTCTTTTTGAGGTTGTCTATTTCCTTCTGTAAATGGACGGCCATGCTGCTTCCCCCTAAAAGTCTCGCTCCTTGATTTTGTCGCTCCCGCGGAAGCGGGAAAACGGCTATAACTGCCGGACTCCCGCTTTCGCGGGAGCGACGTCAATTGCGTTCGTCAACCAATTTATATTCTTTGCGGCCTTTGCGTCTTTGCGGTGAATGTCTTATTTCACCAGCGGCAACGCGATATAGAACGTGCTCCCCTCGCCCACCCTGCTTTCCGCCCACACCTTGCCGTGGTGCGCCAGGACGGTATGCTTTACAATAGAGAGCCCGAGGCCCGTGCCGCCGAGCTTTCTGCTGCGGGCCTTGTCAACGCGGTAGAACCGCTCGAAGATCCGCTCCAGGTGCTCGGCCGGTATGCCGATGCCCTCGTCGCGCACCGATATGAGCGCCTCGCCGCCCCTGACCTCGCCCCGTATCCAGACCTTCTTCTTTTCGTCGCTGTAATTGATCGCGTTGTCGACAAGGTTCACCACGGCCTGCTCGAGCAGTGATTTCTCCATGGCCGCGCCGATCGTCTTGTCGCACGAGACCTCCATTTCGATGGCCTTGAGCGACGCCTTGTGGCGGCACGTGTCGGCCGCCGAATACAGCACGTCGCAGATCGCGCCTGCCGAAAGCTCGATTGCCCTGCGCTCCGAGTCCTGCTCGATGCGCGACAGCGACAGCAGGTCCTCCACGATGGAGTTGATGCGGTCCACCTGGCCCTCGATGATCCCGAGGAAGCGCTGCGCCTCGTCGCGGTTGTCAAGCGCGCCGGCCTGCAGCGTCTCCACGTAGCCCTTCACGGAGGTGAGCGGCGTGCGCAGTTCGTGGGAAACATTGGCGACAAAGTCCTTCCGGATGTTTTCGAGTTTCTTTATCCTGGTGATGTCGTTGATGACCATGAGCGCGCCGATGGCCTTGCCGTCGCCGCCGCGCAGGGCGGTGCCATGGAGCTGGAGGAACAGCTCGCCGGCTTTTTTCTCGCCGTTGCCCCGCACCGGCAGAAGCAGTTCGCATTCGGACGGGCCTTCCACCTTGAGTGTGGCGGCGAGGAAATCCTGCACCTCGATGTTCCGCAGCACCTCGCCGATGAGCCTGCCCTTGCAGTGCCCGCGGTCGATGGAGAACAGCGACGCCGCGGCATTGTTGATGGTGATGATTTTTTCCCCTGCGTCAATCGCGATCACGCCCTCGATCATGCTCGACAGCACCGCGTCCTGTTCGTTGCGCTGCTCGGTGATGGTGGCGATTTTCTCGCTCAGCTGGCGCGCCATTTCGTTGAGCCCGGCCGAGAGCTCGGCCGCCTCCTCGTAACCTGCGGCCGGCAGCTTTTCGGAAAAATCGCCGGACGCGAACCGGCGCGCGCCGATCTTCATCGCCGCGATGGGCGCGCTGATGCTTCTTGACACAAGGAAACTTGCCAGCGCCGCGAGCAGTACGGTGAGCGCGACCACCGCCGTAATGCGCCGGTAGAGCCGGTCGAGCGCATTCCTGATCACCGCGACCGGGAACGAGGTGCGCACGACCTGCGCGATCATGCCGTGATGATACACGGGCACGGCCACATAAATAAGTTCCTGCTCGAGCGTGTAGCTGAACCGGTCCGAAACGCCGATGCCGCCCTTGAGCGCCTCAACGATTTCCTGCCTGCTGCCGTGGTTTTCCATTGAGTCCGGGTTGCGCTCCGAATCGCCGAGCACCCTGCCGTCCGGCGCGATGATGGTGAAGCGCGTATGCACCTTTTTCGCGAGGGTCTTGCACAGCGAATCGGTGTTGATCGAGGAGGATGCGGCAAGGTGCTGTTCCATCTGGCTCGCGATGAGAAAGGCGCGCGCCTTGAGGTCATCGGTCGCCTGGACACGGTAAAATTTCGAGTAGGCGTCGGTGGCATACCAGGTGACAAGCGCGACCGGCACGCCCATGATCAGCAGGCAGGTGAAGAACAAGCGCCATACGAGTTTCTTGGGCCACATGGCGATCAGGCCTCTTCCTTGAAACGGTATCCCACGCCGCGCACGGTTTCGACATACGCGCCGGCGGCGTCGAGCTTTTTGCGCAGGCCCACGATGAGCACATCGACCGAGCGGTCGGTGACCGGGTAGTTGTCGCCCCGCACGCCCTCGACGATCTGGTACCGGGAAAACACCCAGCCCGGCCTGCTTGCCAGAAAATGAAGAACGCGGAATTCCATGTTGGTGAGCGGCACGGGTTTTTTCTTGAAGAGCACCTCGCGCCTGCCCGGATGGATGGACAGGTCGTGGATCTCCACCGGCTTCGATTCGTCAAAGGGCTCGGCGCTTTTCCTGCGCAGCACGGTTCTTATGCGCGCCACGAGCACCTTGGGGGAAAACGGCTTCACGACGTAGTCGTCGGCGCCGAGCTCGAGCCCGGTCACGATGTCGGACTCCTCCCCCTTTGCCGTGAGCATGATCACGGGCACGGTCTGGGTCTTTTCGTCCTTGCGCAGCGCTTTGCATACGTCAAGCCCATCCATGCCCGGCAGCATGAGGTCGAGGAGCACGAGGTCGAACCGCTCGGCCCGCGCCTTCTTCAGCGCCTCCTCGCCCGACAGGGCGGCGGCGGTCCTGAACCCCTCCTTGGTGAGGTTGTAGCTGATGAGCTCCTGGATTTCCTCTTCGTCTTCAACAATGAGAATGTGTTCTCGCGCCATGGTGTTTCCATTTCTGTTTGCCCATGCCGGCCGGCGATCGACACGCGGCGTGGACGCCCCGGTGCATTACTCATATTAAATATAATGCACGGAATGAAATCAAGACCTCAGGCCGCGCGCTCAATCGGTAAACGGAGGGACCGTCGTGTCGGTGTGATGCTTCACCATGCGCGCCTGGTTATGGAATATTTCCTCTTCCGAAATGTTCGTCGACAGGTCGGCGATGCGCTCCAGGTTCTTGCTCACGCGGATGTATTCGATGACCTGTTCGATGAGCCCGGGGTCCGCCTTTGCCATGTCGATCGACTTCAGGATGACGTCTCTGTTCATCCGGTCGATTTCATCGTCCTTCAGCAGCTGGGCCCGCGCAAGCTCCGAATTCTTGGTAAAAAAGCTCTCCAGCGATTCGGCGAGCATGGCACTCACGGTCTTTGACATGCGGAAGAGCTCCGGTATTTCCTGCATCGGTGCGAGCGACGCGGAGCGCTTCGCGGATTCGGCGATGTTCACCGCGTGATCGCCGATGCGCTCGAGCTCGTTGTTGATTTTCTGGATCGCGAGCACGAGCCGCAGGTCGACCGCCACGGGCTGCCGCAGCGCGAAGAACCGCACGATGTCGTTGTCGATGCCGACCTCGAACTCGTTGATCACGTGTTCGTTGTCGAGCACCGATTGCGCCGCGCCGGCGTCCCGGGCGAGAAACGCGTGCAGCGCCCCCGTGACCGCATGCTCCACGGCCACGGCCATGGACCTCAGCCGTTCCATCACCTGCTGGATCTCTTTTTCAAAATGACGTTCCACAGCCGTTCCTTTCCGTGCTTATCCGAACCTTCCCGTGATGTAGTCCTCGGTCTTCTTAAGCTGGGGCGACGTGAACATGACCGTGGTCTTGTCGTATTCGACAAGCTCGCCCAGATAGAAGAAGGCCGTGTAATCGCTTACGCGCGAGGCCTGCTGCATATTGTGGGTGACGATCACGATGGTGTAGGCGCTCTTGAGCTCGTAGATGAGCTCCTCGATCTTGGCCGTGGACAGCGGGTCGAGCGCGCTCGCCGGCTCGTCCATGAGCAGAATTTCCGGTTTTACGGCAAGCGCCCGCGCGATGCACAGCCGCTGCTGCTGGCCGCCCGACAGGCCGAGCGCGTTTTGGTGCAGCCCGTCCTTCACCTCGTCCCATAGCGCCGACCTGCGCAGGCACTGCTCCACGATCGCGTCGAGCTCGCCCTTTTTCCGTATCCCCTGTATCTTGGGGCCGTAGGCCACGTTTTCGTAAATCGATTTCGGAAACGGGTTGCTTTTCTGGAATATCATTCCCACCTTGCGCCGCAGGTCGACCACGTCGATGGGGGTCGCGTAAATGTCAACGCCGTCGATCATCACCGTGCCGCTGATCTTCACGCCTTCGATAAGGTCGTTCATCCGGTTGAACAGCCGCAAAAACGTGGACTTGCCGCAGCCCGAGGGCCCGATGAACGCGGTAACGCATTTTTCCCGGATGTCCATGGAGACCGTCTTGAGGGCCGGCTTGGATCCGTAGTGCAGCGACACGTTTTCGGTGCGAATGACGACGTTGCCGTTTTCCATGGTTTCCCTTACTTGTTCACTTTTTTGTATTAAATCCCCACCGCAAAGACGCAAAGGACGCAAAGATTTTTAATGTTTTGACGATTCCTTAATTATCCTCATTTTAACTTTGCGATCTTTGCGCCTTTGCGGTGCTTTTTTTCCTCTACTGCAAATTGCGTC from Chitinivibrionales bacterium includes the following:
- the pstB gene encoding phosphate ABC transporter ATP-binding protein PstB, with the translated sequence MENGNVVIRTENVSLHYGSKPALKTVSMDIREKCVTAFIGPSGCGKSTFLRLFNRMNDLIEGVKISGTVMIDGVDIYATPIDVVDLRRKVGMIFQKSNPFPKSIYENVAYGPKIQGIRKKGELDAIVEQCLRRSALWDEVKDGLHQNALGLSGGQQQRLCIARALAVKPEILLMDEPASALDPLSTAKIEELIYELKSAYTIVIVTHNMQQASRVSDYTAFFYLGELVEYDKTTVMFTSPQLKKTEDYITGRFG
- the phoU gene encoding phosphate signaling complex protein PhoU; this translates as MERHFEKEIQQVMERLRSMAVAVEHAVTGALHAFLARDAGAAQSVLDNEHVINEFEVGIDNDIVRFFALRQPVAVDLRLVLAIQKINNELERIGDHAVNIAESAKRSASLAPMQEIPELFRMSKTVSAMLAESLESFFTKNSELARAQLLKDDEIDRMNRDVILKSIDMAKADPGLIEQVIEYIRVSKNLERIADLSTNISEEEIFHNQARMVKHHTDTTVPPFTD
- a CDS encoding ATP-binding protein, with the protein product MWPKKLVWRLFFTCLLIMGVPVALVTWYATDAYSKFYRVQATDDLKARAFLIASQMEQHLAASSSINTDSLCKTLAKKVHTRFTIIAPDGRVLGDSERNPDSMENHGSRQEIVEALKGGIGVSDRFSYTLEQELIYVAVPVYHHGMIAQVVRTSFPVAVIRNALDRLYRRITAVVALTVLLAALASFLVSRSISAPIAAMKIGARRFASGDFSEKLPAAGYEEAAELSAGLNEMARQLSEKIATITEQRNEQDAVLSSMIEGVIAIDAGEKIITINNAAASLFSIDRGHCKGRLIGEVLRNIEVQDFLAATLKVEGPSECELLLPVRGNGEKKAGELFLQLHGTALRGGDGKAIGALMVINDITRIKKLENIRKDFVANVSHELRTPLTSVKGYVETLQAGALDNRDEAQRFLGIIEGQVDRINSIVEDLLSLSRIEQDSERRAIELSAGAICDVLYSAADTCRHKASLKAIEMEVSCDKTIGAAMEKSLLEQAVVNLVDNAINYSDEKKKVWIRGEVRGGEALISVRDEGIGIPAEHLERIFERFYRVDKARSRKLGGTGLGLSIVKHTVLAHHGKVWAESRVGEGSTFYIALPLVK
- the phoU gene encoding phosphate signaling complex protein PhoU — protein: MAVHLQKEIDNLKKKILRLSAMVEENVERAVRAVEKRDADLAEKVVDMDRAVDIMEIEVEEECLKVLALHQPVATDLRFIVAVLKINSDLERIGDLTVNIAERSQELARRPEFAFTSNFPAMMEKARLMLKKVLDSLVNLDAKLALSVCAADDEVDALYREMFDKVKAGIVKEPDKVDDYLQMLSITRHLERIADHATNIAEDVIYMIEGSIIRHGAEKFRREAR
- a CDS encoding response regulator transcription factor; protein product: MAREHILIVEDEEEIQELISYNLTKEGFRTAAALSGEEALKKARAERFDLVLLDLMLPGMDGLDVCKALRKDEKTQTVPVIMLTAKGEESDIVTGLELGADDYVVKPFSPKVLVARIRTVLRRKSAEPFDESKPVEIHDLSIHPGRREVLFKKKPVPLTNMEFRVLHFLASRPGWVFSRYQIVEGVRGDNYPVTDRSVDVLIVGLRKKLDAAGAYVETVRGVGYRFKEEA
- the pheA gene encoding prephenate dehydratase, with amino-acid sequence MKIAFAGERGAFAELAAAQYFGPAHSLAPVPEFEDVFVAVERGRAAQGIIPIENSLTGSIHQNYDLLLEGDLSITGEIFLRVSHYLIANHGVKPHNVMRVYSHPQGLAQCKKFLRKMPQAERVPVSNTAAAVRKIKDCRLLDAAAIASLQAAIDYDMNVLAKNIEDNKANITRFLILSKKAAPLPRRSAGLKTSVVFSLKNMPGALFKGLSVFALRDVDLLKIESRPVHGKPFEYLFYLDFAGGSGEERQANALNHLREITVFCRVLGSYERGKLVHPEYKKR
- a CDS encoding flavodoxin family protein; amino-acid sequence: MNVIAVNGSPRKTWNTATLLRHALDGASSRGAAGEMVHLYDLDYKGCISCFACKLKGGKSYGRCAVSDGLRPVLDKIESADGLVLGSPVYLGMVSGMMRCFLERLVFQYIVYDAQHSHLFKRKIRTGLIYTMNVPQERVAQMGYEEKFKGMEMSLGRVFGACESLFVTDTCQFDDYAKYESSLFNAEEKAARRREVFPEDCRKAFAMGARLAAPQ
- a CDS encoding anaerobic sulfatase maturase — its product is MEHAPECLVMAKPAGPACNLRCTYCYYLDKEKLFPAGPRRMSGELLARYIRQRFEASPGPATHFEWHGGEPTLVGLDYFRTIIRLQRAHAPAGRTFSNGLQTNGLLLDAAWADFLAKEGFSVGLSIDGPQEFHDRFRRAADGRPTHERAVAAYRLLRERGVFCNVLCVLHSVNTAEPDKTYDFFRSIGAAYLQFLPLTGAGRLCAGPQDIGAFLCRVFDRWIREDVGRIVVQIFDEALRPLYGMPHALCLFRPACGEAAVLEHDGSFYACDHFADPQHLIGNIRDKSLRDLASDPAMKRFGAAKRDSLPRQCRQCGALAFCNGGCPKDRTAFTADGEPGLNVLCPAFKALFFHAKPELMRLAEHMKSGRRLREFAAGA
- a CDS encoding dienelactone hydrolase family protein, which produces MAIKGEWITYGGGKGYFAAPERAAAPLPGIIVIQEAFGVNEHIEDVTKRFAAAGYAALAPDLFTVNGERPAPLSPERIGKAVRFMRQLPPGAMANPAIRDAEMAKLPDADRKQIGETYGQIFGGPERLPPYVARLREAFRHLRGAQPQTKGQKVACVGFCMGGGLSALLACEEPEISGAAVFYGATPPADKIHSIRCPVIGFYAGNDTRINPGIPVFEKAMRAAGKQYERFVYDGANHSFFNDDGPSYNVKAVRDAFVRLLAFFQKTLSD
- a CDS encoding NlpC/P60 family protein; this translates as MIFSSCAASYRAVTDSSGKIHYYVPANYDYRKDYKVPEDKLKKITDSYLGVRYKNGGMDRCGFDCSGFVCVVFRELNHARLPRSTRQLKWLGRGIAVRDARPGDLMFFKGGVFNAVNHVGIYMGGNSFVHASTSSGVRYDRLDDEYYTKHFAMVRRIF